GACCGATGCGTTTTCGAAACGGGAATCGCTGTATTTGAGAGCCTTGAGCTCACCAAAATGGGTTGTGGCCACTGTGAGTCTGGCCCGGTCTGCAAGCACGCGCAGGAGAGCGGTGGCCAAGGCGCTTCCCTCGCTTGGATCCGTCCCCGCTCCCACTTCATCTAGCAGCACCAGTGCAGGAGCTGGGCCCGAACCGATGGCCTCCAAGATGCGACCGATGCGCTTCACATGACCACTGAAAGTGGACAAGCTCTGCTGCAGTGATTGCTCATCGCCAATATCAGCAAGAACCTGGGCGCACCAAGGCAGGGTTGGACGACCGCTGCAGGGGAGCCAGAGGCCTGCACGCGCCATCAATGCAGCGAGCCCAAGACTCTTGAGCGTGACGGTCTTGCCACCGGTGTTCGGGCCTGTGATGGCAACCACCCTCAGGGACGCTGAGACATCAACGCTGACGGGAACCACAGCTGATCCCCGCTCTCTGCGCTCCTGCCACACCAGTAGTGGATGACGCAGATTCTGAAGAGTGAACGGAGCATCGCTTGCGGCCTCGAGCTGAGGCGGTACAGCACCAAGCCATTGCCCGTAACGACCTCGGGCCAAAGCCAGATCCAGATGCAACAGCACTGCAATGAGTGCAAACAAACCATCGACCTGTTCTGCGACAACAGCACTGAGTTCGGCTAGAACGCGCTGCTCCTCCTGACGGATCCTGCCCTCGAGATCCACCAACCGATTGCCTAGATCGACCACCGACTTGGGCTCCACAAACACTGTGCTTCCCGAGGCGGAACTGTCATGAACCATTCCCGGACATTGACCCCCTGCCCCCGCCTTCACAGCCAGCACAGGTCGTCCATTCCGTTCAGCGACCACGGTGTCCTGAAGGTGTGCTGACCAGCGCCGAATCAGATCCTGCAACTTGTCGCGTCGGCGTGAACGCAGTTCCTGCCATTGCCGACGCAATCCCTCCAGCGGGGCACTGGCGCGATCGGCCACGCGACCGCCTTCTTCAATGGCGAACTTGAGACGTTGTTCCAGCTCCGGCAAGGTGGCCACATCCGAGAGCAGAGCTGTACAAACAGGCCTCAGCTCAGGATCATCGATCTGCCGGCGCAAACGACGAGCTGCGCCCAGGGTGTCGGCCACTGCGAGCAGCTCCTCCCCAGACGCAATACCTCCCTTGCTGCAACGCAGCAGAATCATCTCGAGATCACCTACCCCCTGGAAGCTCAGACCTCCATCTAAAAGACCGTCCAGGCTTGCCATCTCCTGAGTTCTCGCCTGAAGGGTGAGGCTTTCAGAAAGAGATTCCGGCAGTGAACCTCTGCAACAGTGGCGTCGCCCCTGAAGCGTGCTGGTGAAGCTGGAGAGATGCTGGCAAAGGCGCGGCCACTCGAGCAGCTCCAGTGTTTCCTCAAGAGCGGACATCAATCGAGCTGAGCGACTCCAGGTTGATTCGTAGGGATTCCCCCCGGAGGCTCGTAGAGCATCTCTAGCCAATTGCCTTCGGGATCGCGCAAGTAAAACGATGCCGTGCCATCACGATGGTCATGGACCCCACCCACTGCGACACCTGAAGCCTTCAGACGGTCATGCACCACGTCCACCTCTGCACGATCGCGAAAATGGAAGGCGAAATGGGGACCTGCAGCCTTGTATTTAGGTCCCAGCAGCGCCAAACCATCTCGAGAATCACCGGCTTCGAGATAACACCAGTCATTGGCCTCCCACACCATTCTCATGCCGAGGCCTGTGTAAAAACTGACAGCCCGTTCCATGTCATTCACGCGAATGGCGACATGACCAAGGCGCTGCACGGCAGACATGAACAATCTCATTCAGCCCACATATTCTGTAGGGCGCAGGCCCCTGAGCGGTGGCCTGACTGTGAATTCGATCCAAGAACTGATCGAATCTCCTCCAAGCTGAACAAGTGCTCTGTCAAATCAGGGCAGAGACGCCCAATCTCAGCTCTTGATCCTCACCTATCACCCCTGCTGCAGCCATTCAGCGGCATCGCAGGCGTGATACGTAAGAATCAGATCCGCTCCAGCCCTTTTAAAGCTGAGCAGCGTCTCGAGAACCACGGAGCGCTCATCAATCCATCCCTTCTCGGCCGCTGCTTTCACCATCGAATATTCGCCACTGACGTTGTAGGCGGCGATGGGAAGCTCAGACTCCAGTCGCAGCCGAAGAATGATGTCGAGATATGCAAGGCCCGGCTTCACCATCATGATGTCGGCCCCTTCCTGTTCATCCAGCTGAGCCTCAGTAATCGCCTCCCGAGCGTTGGCCGGATCCATCTGATAGGAGTCTTTGTTTTTAGGAATTGGCTTGCTGCCCGTTGTGCGGGGGGCTGAATCAAGTGCTTCGCGAAAGGGGCCGTAATAAGCGGATGAGTACTTAGCCGTGTAGCTGATCACACCCACGTGCTCAAAGCCTTCATCGTCGAGAGCTTCGCGGATGGCACCGACACGACCATCCATCATGTCGCTTGGACCAATGAGATCGGCACCGGCACGAGCCTGCATTACGGCCTGCTTACAAAGCTGCTCGATGGTTTCATCATTGAGCACGACGCCTTGCTCATTCACGATGCCGTCATGGCCATCACAGGAATACGGATCAAGGGCGACATCGGTCATGACCGCCATTTCAGGGATTTCCTGCTTCAGCTGGCGGATGGCACGAGGAATCAGACCGTTTTCGTTAAAACATTCGGCACCATCTTCGGTTTTGAGTCCTTCAGACACCTTGGGGAAAAGCACTACGCAACGGATGCCCAGACTCCAGGCACGCTTCACCTCCAAAGTGAGTTGATCGAGGCTCCAGCGACAGGCTCCCGGCATGGCGGCAATGGGCTCAACTCCAGCACCTTCATGCACAAATAACGGATAGATGAAATCTGCTGGGGAAAGACTGGTTTCACGGACCATCGCACGCAATGCCGGCGAGCGGCGCAGGCGACGCGGGCGGTAGGTGAGATCCATCAGCAGCCTTGATCAGTACAGAAAATCGTAAGCGTCAACCACTGGCAAAGTCTCAAAGACGAGCGTTCTTTAGCCAGTCGCTTCGAGGATCGTCCGTTCGAGCCTCCCTGAGCTGTTCCAGCAAATTGCGCTGCTCATCGGACCATTGGGTGGGCCACTGCACACTGAGATTGAGCAGCAGATCACCTCGACCTGCCTTTGAGGGCCAGCCTTTCCCTTTCAGACGAAGGCTTCTGCCAGGAGATGTACCGGCAGGAATCGACACCTCAGCCTCACCGTCAGGTGTCATGACCTTCACCATGCCACCAAGAGCAAGCTCATCGACGGAGACGGGCAGATCAGCACGCAGCTGATCACCATCAAGACGCCAGACCGGGTGCGTTTGCACCTCAAGGTTGAGATAAAGATCACCGCGACGTCCAGTCCCCGGCTGCAGATTCCCCTTCCCTTTGAGTCGAAGCCTGGATCCTGTTTTGACACCGGCAGGGATCCTGACTTGGACTCTCTCATCATTCACAGAAAGCGTTCTCTCAGCACCGCGGAAGGCTTCGGCAAAACTCACTTTCACATTGGCTTCGGCATCGAGATTCAAAGGAGCCCTCGAGGCCCCGCGAGGGAAGCCACCACCAGGGAAACCGCCGCTAGGAAAACCACCGCCGGCGAAACCACCTGGGGCACCTCCAAAGCCTGCATTTCCAGGTCCAGCGAAACGACCCAGCAGGTCATTAATGAAATCGTCGAAATTGCCATAACGACCAAAATCAACATCAAATCCAGCGCCGCCCGGTCCAGCACCAGGAGCCCCAGCCTGATTCCAATACTGACCGAACTGCTCGTATCTACTGCGCTTATCCGGATCGGAGAGCACCTCATAGGCCTCGCTCACCTCCTTAAATTTGGCCTCAGCAGTGGCATCACCAGGATTCACATCAGGGTGATATTGACGGGCAAGCTTGCGAAAAGCGCGCTTAATCGCATCGGCATCAGCACTGCGCTCTACCCCGAGCACCTTGAAGTAGTCGCGGTATCCACTGCCGGCCATGGTGATCGATGAGCTCCAAGCGCTCCGGTTGGGTTCAGTGTCCCAGTTCCGTCCGGGCTTCGGCACCGATCGAGGGGGCCGGATGCCCGTACGTCGGAACACGCGTACATTTCGCGCATGTTCAAAGCTCTTTTGCTTGGCGCACTTACCAGCGTCAACATCATTTTTGTGGGCAACGGCGCAGCCAAAGCAGTCCCCGACCCCGGTGCTCTTGCCGACTTCCTGAGCCAGACCAAGGTCACGTACTACGGCTCATGGCGCTGTCCGGCGTGTCAGTACCAAGGGCGTCTGTTCGGCGACGCAGCAGTGCGTCTTCCCTACGTGGAATGTGGCAAGCCAAAGGAACTACCGATCCAAGCGGCTGCCTGCAAACGACAAGAAATCCTGGCTTATCCCACCTGGATCCTGCCCAACGGTGAACGCCGGGAAGGTGTTCAATCCCTAGAAGATCTCAAGATCTGGTCGGGAATGCCCCGCAACCCCTAAGGCCATGACCGCGAGCAGGCAGCCCCTGATCAACGGCTTTCAATGGAGACACTGGCGAGGAGATCTCACAGGGGGTGTTACGGCCGCTGTCGTAGCACTTCCGCTCGCCCTCGCTTTTGGTAACGCGGCGCTGGGTCCCGGAGGTGCGATTTACGGTCTCTACGGAGCGATTATCGCCGGCTTTCTTGCAGCAATGTTTGGGGGCACACCGGCTCAGGTCAGCGGCCCCACAGGCCCGATGAGTGTCACGGTAGCTGGCGTGGTCAGCAGCCTCGCTGCCGTTGGAACAAGCCGTGAACTCAGTCAAGGAGACATGCTGTCCATGGTCATGGCGGCTGTGGTTCTTGGGGGGTTGCTGCAGATCCTGATGGGGATATTGCGCTTGGGGAGATACATCACCCTGGTTCCCTACTCGGTGGTCTCCGGATTCATGTCAGGAATCGGCGTCATCATTCTGTGTCTTCAAATTGGCCCTTTGCTGGGAATTAATAGCCAGGGAGGAGTGGTGCCTTCACTGCAGATGGTGATCAGTAATTTCACACCCAACACTGCAGCGGTGACAGTTGGAATCGCAACACTCGCAATCGTTTTCGCCACTCCGAGGCAGATCAGCAAGGTGATTCCCTCGCCCTTGTTGGCACTTCTATTGATCACACCACTAGCCCTGTGGCTGTTTCCAGAAAACCTGCCTCGCATCGGTTCGATCCCCGAGGGAGGACTGAGCTTCAGCGCACCCAACTGGACCAACCACTTTCCGCTGTTGATCAAAGCGGGCCTGGTACTTGCGCTGTTAGGGGCAATTGACTCATTACTGACATCACTGGTTGCGGACAACATCAGTCACAGCCGCCATCGATCAGACCGAGAGCTAGTGGGGCAAGGCATTGCCAACAGCATCACAGGATTATTCAGCGGACTCCCAGGCGCAGGCGCAACGATGCGCACAGTGATCAACATCCGATCAGGAGGACGAACACCGCTGTCTGGAATGACGCACTCAGTAGTTTTGCTCGTTCTGCTGTTAGGAGCCGGTCCACTTGCCGAAGGGATTCCGACCGCACTGCTCGCGGGAATCCTGATCAAGGTTGGGCTGGACATCATCGACTGGGGGTTTCTGCGTCGAGCACACAAGCTGTCATTCAAGACAGCACTGGTGATGTGGGGAGTCCTACTAATGACAGTGTTCTGGGATCTAATCGGGGCTGTGCTGATTGGGATGTTCGTAGCCAATCTGCTCACGATTGAATCGCTGACTCACCATCAGCTCGGCAACATGAATACCGGAACGAGCCACCTCTCAACACGAGAGCAGGATTTATTGAGAGGCTGCGGAGACGATCTGATTCTTTTCAGAATGCAAGGCCCACTGAGTTTTGGAGCAGCGAAAGGAATCAGTGAGCGAATGATGTTGGTAAGACAATACAAAGTACTGCTTCTGGATATCACAGATGTGCCACATTTAGGCGTCACAGCAAGCCTGGCTATCGAGAGAATGGTCAAAGAAGCGGAACGACAACAACGAATCGTACTGGTAGCAGGGGCAAGCGGCAAAGTCAAAAAAAGGCTGGCTCAGTTTGGCATTGAAAATCTGATCGACGAAAGGCTCCAAGCATTAAACAAAGCTGCAAATTGGATCAACAAAAAAGCAACCAATCCAACTAAAGACCATAAAAATTAAATCTCAATAATGCAAACTACCAATTCAAACACGCATACATACTTCAACATGTCATGCAACACAATGACTTCCAAGACTGGGCTGCAGAGGCGCGAAATAAGAATTGAATGAAACTTTTCAGCTATGAAAAAACGCCAGCAAAAACCGCTTGAAGGCATCAGCGCCGAGATCAGACATAAAAGCCCTTAAACACAAGCCGGCTAGCAAACAAACGACAATCGATACATTGACAAGTAAAAGCAAAGCCGTCGAACGACGCAGCGAAGGATACGGTTGTTCCAGAAAAGAAGGTGTCTATGCCCTGGGCAGGCGAGCAAACTCTCGAAGCTTTTATTGACTACATCGAATCCGATTCGCTCAAACGCAAAAAGTGGTTATCACGCGTCAGAGAGGCAGGATTCGAACAAGCGTTGACCGAATATCGGGAAATGACATCAGCGAAAGAGATGCCGTTACAGATGTGACAGGAGCCTCGCAAGAAAACAGGAGGCTCAACACAAAATGTCACAAGCTTGTAGCAAAATTACAGCCTCAAGTGTCACATACAACTAAGCAGCGCGTCAAAAGCAGGATCAATCTCGCCCAGAAGCAAGGATGATGATTCAGTTATCCAATTTCTATGGCTTTCACGATTTTCTTTGCAACATCAACAGGCAAAACGGAAGATATATCCGATCGCCTGAAGGAACTCCTGGGGACTGATGCCAAAGATGTTGACAGCATCAGTGGTGTTGACGAATTGGCTTCCGCAGAAGCACTCGTCTGCTGTATTCCAACATGGAATACAGGCGCTGACGAAGCTCGCTCAGGCACAGCCTGGGATGATCTGATTACTGAAATTCCTGGTCAAGACTTTGCGGGTAAGCCCGTTGCCATCCTTGGATTGGGAGACTCCTCAGGTTACGGCGACTATTTCTGTGATGCCATGGAAGAGCTGTACAGCGCATTCCAAAAATCTGGCGCAAAGATGATCGGCAAAGTATCTCCCGAGGGCTATACCTTTGATGAGTCAAAGAGTGTGATCGACGGTAAGTTCTGTGGACTTCCTATCGACGAAGACAACGAGTCTGAGCTGACTGATCAACGCCTATCCGCGTGGGTGCAGCAGATTAATTCTGAAGCCTGATCGCTGATCAAGATCGTCAAAAAGAAAGCGCCCAAGGGCGCTTTTTTTATGGCTTAAAAAAGGTAGTCAAGTAATTAACGGTGAACCCAATCAACCCTGATCTCCTTACGTTGGTTCAGAAACTTATCAATTGACATCGCAGCAATACAGCCGTCTGAACAAGCAACAACGGCTTGCTTAAATGGAGTATTACGGATGTCTCCAATTGCCCAGACACCATCGAGTTCGGTCTTCATGTCATCATTGACTTGCACACCACCTTCCTCCGTTAACGGAATCTGGCCATGCAAATAATCAGTAATTGGCAAGCTACCTGAAGAGTAAACGAAAACACCGTTAACATCCAATTGAGTATCGTCTTCACAGCCTGATTCTTGAAGCTTTACAGCAGTGACACCTGAATCATCACCATCAACAGACGTGAGTCGAGTACGCTTCCAACGCTGAACATTTGGCGAAGATTCAAGCTGAGATAAGCCTGTACAACTTGCACTAGGCTTGCTGTTAGTAATCCAATGAACAGTAGAAGCGAATTTAGTTAAAACGAGAGCTTCGTCAATAGCTTCTTGGTTAGATCCATAAACGGCTACTTGTTGATTTTTATAAAAAGCACCATCGCAAGTCGCGCAATAACTCACACCACGCCCCAGATACTGATCTTCGCCGGGCAGCGTAGAAGTGCGGCCCATGGCACCAGTAGCCAACACTAGTGTCTTTCCCTTGAACGTACCTTCAGGGGTATAAACAGTTTTTTCAGGACCAGAAATATCGATTCCATAAACTTGGACCTGCTGATAATTAGCTCCATAACTAATCGCCTGATCCCTCATGGTTTTCAGTAGATCAGCGCCAGAAGTATCAGTAGGAACCCCAGGATAGTTTGCAATTTTGTGAGTAATCGCGAGAGCACCGACTGCAGGATTTTTATCTAAAACATAAGTCTTTAATGAGGAACGAGCTGTGTACAACGCACAAGCACAACCTGCAGGGCCACCACCAATAATAATGACATCAGCTTCGAAAATATCAGACATAATTAACTCCGAGCGAGAGATGTAAAGTCGTTAGCGTTAAGTCCTCGATCAATCCATTGCCCAGGAACCATTTGAATGAAAGCAGTAATTAATTGTGCAACCTGTTGAGAGTGATCAAAATGGAAAAAATGACGGCCCTGTTTCATGCTGACATAACGATCACCGGATTTTAGCGTTTCAGACCAGCGGTCGTGTGAATTCACATCAACAACAAAATCAGAGTCACCATTTAAAACAAATGTCGGAACATTGGGTGCCAGCAAATTGTCAATAGGCTGATGATTAACGATGGAACCTTGAATAAACTCAGTATCTAAGCATTTCGCTAACAAACAGGGAAGTGCTTCAAAAGCACGAGAATTTTGATTTGAGAAGAGCAAAGATGAAAGATGACTCAAAATGGCTTTCCTCGAAGCTGGCAATTGACTTCGCATGTCCAGATAATGAGAGGACCAGTGATTGGCTGAGAAAGTATCCACGGAGAGCAGTGTAAGCGATTTTACCAGCTCGGGGTACTTTTCTGCAAAAAGACAGGCGATTGTGCCACTAATGCCGTGACCAATCAAATGCATCGGTTCGGAAGAGGCCATCAGCGTCTGCTTAAGGAGCTCGTGAACCGTCTCTATAGAGCACGATTCGTCGAGATCATGCTGAAAAGACCAACGCTGAACAGCAAACGAACGGCTTAATAATTGAGAAACGCGCTTATTGAGACAATACAAGGTCGGCTGCAGATCAATCCAGAGGACCTTGTCATGAGGCATATGTTGCACCATTTCATTTATTTTGAAAGAGCGCAGCACTCGAGGGAAAGCACAACTAACAAGCAGTTGTATAAAATGGAATCACGGTAAGTAGACAATAAAACTAAGTAAGAGTGCTGGTCACCAAAATTGAACCCTGCATAACCCTGTTTTTCAAGTGCAGGATCAGCTTTTGATCAATCTTGTCAGCGGATTGCTCAAGACACATCAGAGATTGATAAGCAGTCTCAGAAATAGAGCCCGAACAAGTCGTCTCAAGGTAGAGATCAACCACGTTCGGACGCGAGGAGAGCAATTGGGCTTGGCTATCAAACAAAAGAGAACGCAGCGATCCTTAAGTAAAAATAAAGGAGCAGAGAGGTGCGGCTTGTAACAAATGAAGCAGGCGAAGAGGTCGTGTCAGGCCAACAATCATCTGTGAAAATCAAACAATAAAAAAGACCCCTTTTGAAGGGGCCTTAGGAGGTCAACTGAAAGATGTGGATCAGTTGATTTTTGCTTTATCCATAGATTCAAAAGCGTTCACAACACTCTTGAAGTTAAAACCCATGCCTCTCAAAGCATGCCAGAGATGACCTTGTAGGAAGAAGAAAGCGAGATAGAAATGGGTATTCGCCAACCACGCACGAGCAGTATGTGCGTCACCAGGAAGAGTAGAGGTGTCTGTGAAGTAAGGGGAGAAAGCGAAGTTCAGCTTTAGGGGAGCACCATACAATTCGACCGGATAGATCGTTGTATTTTGTGCACACCAAATAGCAGTCACAAAACCCATTAGTGCAATGCCAGCCAATGAGTACGAGAGAATCGACTCACCGTTGTAAATCAGGACTTTTTTGAAAGGACCAAAAGGAGAACTGATGATATGCCAAACACCACCGATGGTGAGAATGAAAGCGAGAACAGCATGGCCACCCATCACATCTTCCAAGCTGCTGATCGTAAGGAAGTTTGTCTGATAGCCCCAAACCATTCCAAGATCAATATTTGGCTCAACAGTACGAACAGCTCCAAGCGAAGCATCGTAAATACCGTGAATTCGAGCCCATTCGACGAAAGCGATGACACCTAGACCTAGAAAAATCAGGTGATGGCCAAGAATGAAGGTGAGCTTTTTGGGATCATCCCAACTGAAATCAAACTTTTGAGCGCGTCCCGTGGCTTCTGAAAGATCCTTAGGAGCACGAAGAGTATGCCAAATGCCTGCTGCACCAAGAACAGCGGAAGAAACAAGGTGCGTCGCAGCCACAACAATCAGGGGCTGTTGGTCAATAATCACTCCACCATCACCAACGCCAAGGCCTAAACCAGCCAGGTGAGGAATCAAAATCAGACCCTGCTCACCCATCGGAAGGGAGCCGTCGTATCGAGCGAGTTCGAAGAGAGTGAATGCTCCGGCCCAGAACATAATGAGACCGGCATGAGCCGCATGCGCAGCGATGAAAGAGCCGGAGCGCTTCGCTACTCCAGAATTTCCCGCCCACCAGTCATAAGTGACTGATGAATTTCCATACGATTGCATTGGGAAAATGAAAGGCAATCACAACCTAATAACAAGGCAATTTGCTCTAATCATCCGTTAACAATAGTTTTCAAGGTAAAAATTTATGAGGCAGGGGTGAATTTCTTTTGTAACTAACTCTCGTAGCGTATGTCAACGAAACCGAAGAAGCGTCATGAAACCACAGCAAACCTTGTGAAAAGTCAATATTGCCCGATGGAAAACAAAAAGCGCTGTAAAGAGGAACAATTCAAAGGCTGTCAAACCCTCAAAGACAGCCAGGACCTGGCTTTCAAGCCAAGCCAAAGATGCAGCGACACACTCAATCAATTAAAAACAATCAAGTACTAAATCTTAAGGCAAATAAAAAACAAGCGAGAATAAAAAGTCAAGCCAAAGGAAGAATATCAACGCAAAAACTCGCCCGAACAATACAAAATCAAACCAAATGCAGGATTAAGATGATGCAGACGGAAAAAACAAGTTACGAAACGACTCGCGAATATCAAACATTAATTAGTGATAATAGAAGCAGAGTAAAGCCGACGTAAATGCAGACTATAAGATCGGCCTATAGGTAAGCAACAAAAAAGATCACCAAAGAAGCTCATGAATCAAAAATAACCTAGAAACAAGGTCAAAGCGTCGAAAAAGAAATTTCTACAATTAGATCAAAAGAACAGCATTCAAAATCTACCTACGCATCAATCATTACTAACATAGAAGGATCGCGCCAAAGCGGATAATCAATTCACTGATAATCGCCACATGTCAGTGAGTTCATCGAATCAGATATCGCGAAGATTAGGACCGAGTGAGGGTTGGCGACGCAAACGCGTAAGAATTGCGATGGCACTAAGGCAACAAGGGTGGTCTTACAAAACAATTTCAGAACATTTATTCGTATCACCTAAGTCAATCATGAGAGATATCAAATGCTTTGTGATTAATCCACGGAATTTACCTCGGCCTTAATTCTCAGAAGATGAACTGAGCAAAACGCATTAATCAAGATTCAAGATTAACTATATAGGGTATTGCTGAAAAAAATAGCTAAGCGAAGCCATCGCGTGGAAGGTAGAGGATTGAGGAGTTGTCAGCCCGACAACTCCTAAATCCAGATGCCGGTGCCCACCTGCATCATACTCAAGGCAGCCATTAAGACTGATAGAGCAGCGATTATCCAAGTCGCAATCTAATTGTGGTAGAAGGAGCTGCAAAGATCTCGACATTTTTAACAGAGCGGCGAATCATCAAGTTCAAGCAAGCAAGTGAGATGCTACAAAACAGAGATAATTAAAAAAACTATTCAATCGTTCAACATCACAAACTTGCAGATCGGATGAGATATTCAAATTAAACGCTGAACTAAAGCAATCGAATGGAAAAAGAACGAAGGCTCAGTCACCGATATAACACCTAGACCTAAAACTGATTTGAACGCAGATGCTCATATAGAGAATCAATCACAAAAAATATAAATCACAGTTATAAGATTACGAAAAAACAATGGTTCTCACCGAAGGAAAGAACCATTGGCAACATCTAAGCAATCAGCTATAAGCTTTAGCGATCAGAGGACCAGCTTGGTCATCAGTAAGAACTGGTGTGACTTCCCAATTAAGATATTCGGCCCATTCAGCAGCATGTTCATAACATGCATCAGCGTTATCAGCCTCAACGAGGATCCAACCTTCAACTGAGCCTGGACCATGAAAACGCTTCCAAGATTGACATGCTGGAAAAGGCGCTCCAGACGAAAGAAATTTCTTGGCGGCAATTTCGTGGTATCCGGTCTTAAAAGACCAATGCATCAAAAAAGTCATAAAAAATGATTGACTCAAATGGGTCGCACAGATACTAAGAAAAATACAGTACTTGAAGGGGCTTTGATGTAGAGACCGGCAATCAGATGCCGACAGCTAAAACGTAACCGCCACAGCTCAGAGAACATCTGAGATATGTGTCCGCTAAACAATATTTTTTTGATAAACAGTCATATCAACGCAAAAAGAGGTCTTAACGAATTAGAAAGACGATTCAAACTCTAATTATGTTTGCAGAAATTCAAAGCACCAAAACAGGATCACTCAAACAATGACAGAACAAACAAACCAACCCCAAAGGCAAGAAACAGGCCTAGAGCGACGAACACATCATTTACGCAATGGACTCATACTAGGTAAAAACACTCACTGAGTGCGCGGCGTAAGTCCCAGGTTTGATACCTGCCAGTTCAGCAAATGAAAAAACCAAAAGGTTAAAACCGGGTGAAAAATCAACACTATAGATAAAAAGACTAGAATCAAAGCAAAGAGAGTTATAAACACATGATTCAAGATCTTTATTATCTATCAACCCTCTATACTACGCTCAAGTGGAAGGATGTCCTCCTCAGAGGAGTCTTTAGAGATTGTTGGAACTGGTATTGCTATTTTAGCCTTTGCTTTTTTTATCGTAAATGGAGGAACTGCAAATGATGGAATGGGTACGCGCACCGAGAATTGACTGGTGCCAATTGGTACATTATTAATTGAACCAATTCTAGGACGATTTGGCAGTA
Above is a window of Synechococcus sp. BIOS-U3-1 DNA encoding:
- a CDS encoding endonuclease MutS2 produces the protein MSALEETLELLEWPRLCQHLSSFTSTLQGRRHCCRGSLPESLSESLTLQARTQEMASLDGLLDGGLSFQGVGDLEMILLRCSKGGIASGEELLAVADTLGAARRLRRQIDDPELRPVCTALLSDVATLPELEQRLKFAIEEGGRVADRASAPLEGLRRQWQELRSRRRDKLQDLIRRWSAHLQDTVVAERNGRPVLAVKAGAGGQCPGMVHDSSASGSTVFVEPKSVVDLGNRLVDLEGRIRQEEQRVLAELSAVVAEQVDGLFALIAVLLHLDLALARGRYGQWLGAVPPQLEAASDAPFTLQNLRHPLLVWQERRERGSAVVPVSVDVSASLRVVAITGPNTGGKTVTLKSLGLAALMARAGLWLPCSGRPTLPWCAQVLADIGDEQSLQQSLSTFSGHVKRIGRILEAIGSGPAPALVLLDEVGAGTDPSEGSALATALLRVLADRARLTVATTHFGELKALKYSDSRFENASVAFDSETLSPTYHLLWGIPGRSNALAIATRLGLDAGVIDQARSLLSPRGDGETNTVIRGLEEQRQRQQAAAEDAAALLARTELLHEELLKRWETQKQYSAERQERGRQRLETSIRSGQKEVRQLIRRLRDDQADGETARKAGQRLRKLEDRHRPEQLRRQHQGWRPQVGDRIRVLALGKAAEVLAVSDDGLQLNVRCGVMRSTVELSAVESLDGRKPEPPAPVVQIKARRGSGAAEVRTSRNTIDVRGMRVHEAEAAVDDVLRGANGPVWVIHGIGTGRLKRGLRDWLASLAYVERVLDAEQGDGGAGCSVIWVR
- a CDS encoding VOC family protein — translated: MSAVQRLGHVAIRVNDMERAVSFYTGLGMRMVWEANDWCYLEAGDSRDGLALLGPKYKAAGPHFAFHFRDRAEVDVVHDRLKASGVAVGGVHDHRDGTASFYLRDPEGNWLEMLYEPPGGIPTNQPGVAQLD
- the hemB gene encoding porphobilinogen synthase, whose protein sequence is MDLTYRPRRLRRSPALRAMVRETSLSPADFIYPLFVHEGAGVEPIAAMPGACRWSLDQLTLEVKRAWSLGIRCVVLFPKVSEGLKTEDGAECFNENGLIPRAIRQLKQEIPEMAVMTDVALDPYSCDGHDGIVNEQGVVLNDETIEQLCKQAVMQARAGADLIGPSDMMDGRVGAIREALDDEGFEHVGVISYTAKYSSAYYGPFREALDSAPRTTGSKPIPKNKDSYQMDPANAREAITEAQLDEQEGADIMMVKPGLAYLDIILRLRLESELPIAAYNVSGEYSMVKAAAEKGWIDERSVVLETLLSFKRAGADLILTYHACDAAEWLQQG
- a CDS encoding DnaJ C-terminal domain-containing protein, translated to MAGSGYRDYFKVLGVERSADADAIKRAFRKLARQYHPDVNPGDATAEAKFKEVSEAYEVLSDPDKRSRYEQFGQYWNQAGAPGAGPGGAGFDVDFGRYGNFDDFINDLLGRFAGPGNAGFGGAPGGFAGGGFPSGGFPGGGFPRGASRAPLNLDAEANVKVSFAEAFRGAERTLSVNDERVQVRIPAGVKTGSRLRLKGKGNLQPGTGRRGDLYLNLEVQTHPVWRLDGDQLRADLPVSVDELALGGMVKVMTPDGEAEVSIPAGTSPGRSLRLKGKGWPSKAGRGDLLLNLSVQWPTQWSDEQRNLLEQLREARTDDPRSDWLKNARL
- a CDS encoding SulP family inorganic anion transporter encodes the protein MTASRQPLINGFQWRHWRGDLTGGVTAAVVALPLALAFGNAALGPGGAIYGLYGAIIAGFLAAMFGGTPAQVSGPTGPMSVTVAGVVSSLAAVGTSRELSQGDMLSMVMAAVVLGGLLQILMGILRLGRYITLVPYSVVSGFMSGIGVIILCLQIGPLLGINSQGGVVPSLQMVISNFTPNTAAVTVGIATLAIVFATPRQISKVIPSPLLALLLITPLALWLFPENLPRIGSIPEGGLSFSAPNWTNHFPLLIKAGLVLALLGAIDSLLTSLVADNISHSRHRSDRELVGQGIANSITGLFSGLPGAGATMRTVINIRSGGRTPLSGMTHSVVLLVLLLGAGPLAEGIPTALLAGILIKVGLDIIDWGFLRRAHKLSFKTALVMWGVLLMTVFWDLIGAVLIGMFVANLLTIESLTHHQLGNMNTGTSHLSTREQDLLRGCGDDLILFRMQGPLSFGAAKGISERMMLVRQYKVLLLDITDVPHLGVTASLAIERMVKEAERQQRIVLVAGASGKVKKRLAQFGIENLIDERLQALNKAANWINKKATNPTKDHKN
- the fldA gene encoding flavodoxin FldA, with protein sequence MAFTIFFATSTGKTEDISDRLKELLGTDAKDVDSISGVDELASAEALVCCIPTWNTGADEARSGTAWDDLITEIPGQDFAGKPVAILGLGDSSGYGDYFCDAMEELYSAFQKSGAKMIGKVSPEGYTFDESKSVIDGKFCGLPIDEDNESELTDQRLSAWVQQINSEA